GCGCCGCTGACGAACAGTGAGGTACCGGGAGCCTCGGAAACCGGCGCCGGTGCTGTGCTGAGGTCACTCACGTGGTGTTTCTCCCTCGGACTGGACGGCACGGACGGCTCGATTCTGGTGGCCCCCGGCCGCGGTTGCTTCTTCGCTCGTGCCCTCGGGTGGGCACGTTCGAAGTAGGCGGGGGATCGGCCGTGCCGGAAGGATTTCGGTCGGACAGCTGCGTCCCGTCGCAGCCCGACTTTGTGGAGGGAAAGATGGCGGGTTCTTGGCGTGCGCTCAGGAGTCGGATTCTCACCCCTGACCGATCGGCCACCAGACTCTCGGTGCGGGGATTCCACGAGAAATCCCCGGCAGCCCGGGAACTCCTCGAAACCGTCGGTGGGACGTTTCTCACCGGTTATTCGTACGTGATGGAGGAACGCACCGTCGCCGACGCCGAGGAGCGCCTGGAGCGGATTCCCGAGCAGTTCCGGGGATTCGGCTACGAAGGTGCGGCGATGGCCTGCGCGATGCTGGACGGCCTCCGGTTCGGCAACGGCTGCAAGGTGGCCGACCTGCTCGCGGGCCGCGGCCGCCACCACAGCTACATGGTCTACGTCGGCGTCGGCTGGGCGATGGCCCGGCTGCCGAGGTTCCGCTGGGCGGCGATCAGCCCCCAGGACCCCCTGCTGCGCTGGCTGGCACTGGACGGGTACGGGTTCCACCAGGCGTACTTCCGGACCGCCAAGTACGTCCACGAGCAGTACCGGGAGGCGGACTTCCGTTGGCCGCCCGGCAACCCGGACCGCTACGCGGACCGGGCGATCGACCAGGGCATCGGGCGCGCCACCTGGTTCGTCGGAGGCTCCGCCCCCGAGGTCGTGGCCGATCTGCTCGACCGCTTCCCCGAGCACCGCAGGGCCGACCTGTACAGCGGCGCGGGACTCGCCGCGACCTACGCCGGCGGCGGCGACGAGGCCGAGCTCGCCGTCTTCTGGAAGCGCGCCGGGAAGTACCGCGCGCAGGTCTCCCAGGCCTCCGCCTTCGCCGCCACCGCACGCGTGGAGGCCGGTCTGGTCATCCCGCACACCGAGCTGGCCGCCCGGTTCTTCTGCGACCTGACGCCCGCCGAGGCGGCGGTGCTGTGCGACGAGGCCCGGGCCGACCGCCCGGTCGACGGCGCGGTGCCCGCGTACGAGGTGTGGCGCGAGCGGATCGCGGAGCGGCTGGCCGGCCGGGGCGGCGTGAGCGCATGACGGCGCCCCAGGCCGCGCGGGCACGCTCCCGGCGGCTGCCGCCGGGCCCGGCCCGGAGCGGCACGCTCGGCCTGCTGGCCCGGATGGCCCGCGACCGGCTCTCGGTGATGACCTCCGCCTCGTTGCGCTACGGCGACGCGGTGCGGCTGCCTCTCGGCCCCAAGACGCTGTTCTTCTTCAACCACCCGGACCACGCCAAGCGCGTGCTCGCCGACAACGCCGCCAACTACCACAAGGGCATCGGCCTGGTGCACGCCCGCCGGGCCCTCGGCGACGGCCTGCTGACCAGCGAGGGCGACCTCTGGCGCAGCCAGCGCAAGGTGATCCAGCCGGTCTTCCAGGCCAGGCGGATCAACCGGCAGACCGAGGCCATCGCCGAGGAGGCGGCGAAGCTGGTCGCCCGTCTGCGGGCCCGGGCCGGCACCGGACCGGTCGACATCCGGGCCGAGATGACCGGGCTGACCCTCGGCATCCTCGGCCGGACCCTGCTGGACGCCGACTTGAGCGCCTACGAGTCGATCGGCGAGTCCTTCGAGGTCGTCCAGGACCAGGCGATCTTCGAGATGATGTCGCTGAGCGCCGTGCCGTCCTGGCTGCCGCTGCCGCAGCAGCGCCGCTTCCGCGGGGCCAGGGCCGACCTGGAGCGCATCGTCGCCAACCTGGCGGCGGAGCGCTCCGCGCACCCCGGCGGGGACGGCGACGACGTGCTCTCCCGGCTGATCGAGGCCACCGCGGACGAACCCGACGAGGCGGTGCGCCGCCGGCGGATGCGCGACGAACTCGTCACCCTGCTGCTGGCCGGCCACGAGACCACCGCCTCGACGCTGAGCTGGACCTTCCACCTGCTCGACCAGCACCCGCTGGTGTGGGAGAGGCTGCACGCGGAGGTGGTCGAGGTGCTGGGGGACCGGCAGCCGACCGCCGAGGACCTGCACCGGCTGACCTACACCTCGATGGTGATCGAGGAGGTGATGCGGCTCTACCCGCCGGTGTGGATCCTGCCGCGCAAGGCGCAGCGGGAGGACGAGATCGGCGGCTTCCACGTGCCGGCCGGCGCCGAGGTGCTGATCTGCCCGTACACGCTGCACCGCCACCCCGGTTTCTGGGAGGCGCCGGACCGCTTCGACCCGGAGCGCTTCGCCCCGGGCCGGGCCGGCGGGCGGCACCGGTACAGCTACATCCCGTTCGGCGCCGGTCCCCGGTTCTGCGTGGGCAACAACCTCGGCCTGCTGGAGGCCACGGTGGTGATCGCCGCCGTGGTCCGTGAGCTGCGACTGGCGAAGGCCCCCGGATTCGTGGTGCGACCCGAGCCGATGCTCACCCTGCGGGTGCGGGGCGGGCTGCCGATGACGGTCCATCCGGTCGGCTGAGTCCGGCCGGGTACGACGAGGGCGGCACCCCTGCCGGGGGTGCCGCCCTCGTCGTGTGCGGCCTGCTGCCGTCCTGTGCGGGCTCGCTCCGCTCGCCCGCCCTCTGCCGCGGCGGTGCGCCCGGCACCGTCCGTCGCAGCGGGCCGCCTGTGCCCACTCGTGCCCCGCCTGTGCCCCGCCTGTGCCCCGCTCGTGGGCGGCCGCGGGCGTCGGCCCGTGCACGCGTGACGCCCGGCCGGAGGACCCGGCCGGGCGTCACCTGCGCGTGCGTCCGCTCACCTGCGGGCTCAGGCCCCCAGACGCTGGAAGCCGCCGGCGAAGTAGAGCAGGGGATCGTCCGGCTCCGTCCGCCCGATCGACAGCACCGAGCCGAGGAAGATCGAGTGGTCGCCACCGTCGTAGTCGGCGGTCAGCTCGCACTCCAGCCACGCCTGCGCACCCACCAGGACGGGCGCGCCGGTGCACCGGCCCGGCACCGTCTCCAGGCCCTCGAACTCCTTCGTGCCGCGCGGCCGGCCACGGTCGGCGAAGTGCCGGGCCGCCTTCTCCTGCCCGCTCGACAGGACCGAGACGGCGAAGGCCCGCTCGGCCAGGATCGCCTCGTGGACCGCGGCCGTGCGCAGCACGCAGACCAGTACCAGCGCCGGGTCCAGCGACACCGAGGTGAAGGAGTTGGCGGTCATGCCCCGGGGCTCCGCCCGCCCGGCGGACAGGACGGTCACCCCCGTCGCGAAGCGGCCGAGCACGCCGCGCAGTTCGCCCCGGTCGTGCGGGGCCGCGGAAGCCCGCCCGGACAGCGGTCCGGCGAGCGGCAGTCTGTCGGTGGAGGTCATGGGCTACGCCTCGCTCGTGACGGGAACGGGCTGCTGGGCCCGCCCCGCGCCGGCCGGCCGGGAGGTCGCGTACGGCTCCAGGGCGCGGCGCAGCGGTTCCGGGACGCGGGTCGGGCGGGTGTCGTTGTTCGGGCCCCGCATGCACGCGACCCGCTGCCGGCCCCGGGCCACCAGCACCTCGGAGCCGTCCTGGTCCAGCCGGACGTAGTCGAAGGTGAAGCCGACCTGGGTCTGCGTCAGGTCCTCCAACCGCATCCGGATCGACAGCTCGTCGAAGGCGGTGATCTCCGCGAAGAACTCGCAGTCCACCTTGAGGGTGAACAGCTTCAGATCCGCGCGGACGTCCGCCAGCACCTCGGGAGCCAGCTCCCGCAGGAACATCTCCCGGCACCGGCCCTGCCACCGCAGGTAGTTGACGTAGTAGACGTTGCCCACCAGGTTGGTCTCCTCGAACCCGACGAGGTGACGGATCTCGAAGTAGGGGAGCATGGCTCAGTCCTCTCGTTCCGACAGCAGAGCGAACATGACCGGCGTTTCGACCCCGAGCAGAGCGGTCGGGAAGGTCGCGACGACGGCCTCCCCGGCCCGCAGCACGGCCCAGCCGGCCGGAGCGTCCGGGACGTCCGCCAGCGTCAGAGCGGCCACCGCGTGCCCGTTCTTGCGCAGGCACTCGACCGCGCCCCAGACCCTGGCCGCCGCCTGCGAGGGCTCCTCGCCGTGCTCGGCGGCCAGCAGCTCGGCCAGCGCCGCACCGTCCGGGCCGAGCAGCCCGGCCCAGTCCGCCGCCGACCTGGTCACGACCGGTTCGACGTCGCAGGCCACCGGGTGGTCCCCGACCACCGCGAAGGTGACGCCGGCGCCGTGCGAGGAGGAGACCGGGCGGCCGCCCTCCAGCTCCGGCCGGCCGTCCGGGCGGTAGCGCACGGCCGTCTCACGGCCGAGCGCCCAGCTCACCGCCTGCGCGGTGCTCGCGCGCCGGGCCGCCACCCCCTGCGCCGGCGGCTCGCCCTCGCTCCGCACGACGCAGCGCAGCGGGACGCCCAGCAGCGTCTCGGCCCGCCGCTCCAGGAAGGTGCCGAGCAGGGCGGGCTGCCAGGGCCCGGCACCGTTCAGCTTGCGCACCGCCTGGAGCTTGAGGCCCTCCCAGCGCTCGATCAGGGCGCCCTGCGGGTCGGTCACGTCCAGGTCGTAGAGGTAGGTGTCGCCGACCCGCGAGCGCTCGACCGCGTGCAGGACGACGTGCTCCGCGCCCCGGACGGCGGACGGATCCGTCAGGTGCAGGCGGGCGACGCTCACCGGCAGCAGCGTCGCGTCCGGCACACAGCACTGGATCGAGTGCATCAGTGCGTCCCGGACGCCGGGGTCGGCGAGGACGAGGCCGGCCGGCAGGTACCCGGCGAACCAGGGAGCGGTCGCCGCCGTCGAGATCTCCGCGACACACCGCTTGGCCGCCAACTCGCGGTAGCCGAGCAGCCGCTGGAACCGGCCGCCCTGGAACAGCACCGGCCCGTAGAGATCCCGTTCGGGATCGAGCGGCAGTCGCGGCGTGTCCGGATGGACCGCCCCGGGGCCGGGCCGCTCCGGTGACGGCACGCCGTAGCGCAGGACCGCCCTGAAGTGGTCGGCCTGGAAGCCCGTCTCGCTGCTGCGGATCACCGCCTGCACCGTGCCGTCCTCCCGGACGAGGACCGCGACCCGGACGGTGGTGGAGCCGGTGACCGGGACGACGATCGGCCGCAGGAACTCCATGTCCTCCAGCACCGGCACGTCGGACCGCCCGGTGACCGCCGCGGCGGCCTGGCTCATCGCCTCCATGCCCAGGACGGCGGGGAAGAGCAGGGAGCCGTCCAGCAGGTGGTCGGCCAGGTAGGGATCGCCGGCCGCGGAGAGCTCCGAGTCGGCCACCAGCTCGACGCCCGGGTAGTACGCCTGCGGCTGGTCCAGGAAGCGCAGCAGCGGAAGCTCCCGCTGCTCCAGGACCAGCGTGGGCAGGCCCCCGACCCGGCCCGAGACCACCACGGAGGTGGGCGCCGCGGGGTCGGCGAGCAGGTCCTTGAGCAGGGCCACGCCCGCCTCGGTCGGGATGGGCTCGATGCCCTCGCGGATCAGGCCCTCCAGGACGCCGAGCCGCTCGCCCATGCCC
The sequence above is drawn from the Kitasatospora sp. NBC_00315 genome and encodes:
- a CDS encoding acyl-CoA thioesterase; the protein is MLPYFEIRHLVGFEETNLVGNVYYVNYLRWQGRCREMFLRELAPEVLADVRADLKLFTLKVDCEFFAEITAFDELSIRMRLEDLTQTQVGFTFDYVRLDQDGSEVLVARGRQRVACMRGPNNDTRPTRVPEPLRRALEPYATSRPAGAGRAQQPVPVTSEA
- a CDS encoding DUF1702 family protein — translated: MAGSWRALRSRILTPDRSATRLSVRGFHEKSPAARELLETVGGTFLTGYSYVMEERTVADAEERLERIPEQFRGFGYEGAAMACAMLDGLRFGNGCKVADLLAGRGRHHSYMVYVGVGWAMARLPRFRWAAISPQDPLLRWLALDGYGFHQAYFRTAKYVHEQYREADFRWPPGNPDRYADRAIDQGIGRATWFVGGSAPEVVADLLDRFPEHRRADLYSGAGLAATYAGGGDEAELAVFWKRAGKYRAQVSQASAFAATARVEAGLVIPHTELAARFFCDLTPAEAAVLCDEARADRPVDGAVPAYEVWRERIAERLAGRGGVSA
- a CDS encoding flavin reductase family protein translates to MTSTDRLPLAGPLSGRASAAPHDRGELRGVLGRFATGVTVLSAGRAEPRGMTANSFTSVSLDPALVLVCVLRTAAVHEAILAERAFAVSVLSSGQEKAARHFADRGRPRGTKEFEGLETVPGRCTGAPVLVGAQAWLECELTADYDGGDHSIFLGSVLSIGRTEPDDPLLYFAGGFQRLGA
- a CDS encoding cytochrome P450 yields the protein MTAPQAARARSRRLPPGPARSGTLGLLARMARDRLSVMTSASLRYGDAVRLPLGPKTLFFFNHPDHAKRVLADNAANYHKGIGLVHARRALGDGLLTSEGDLWRSQRKVIQPVFQARRINRQTEAIAEEAAKLVARLRARAGTGPVDIRAEMTGLTLGILGRTLLDADLSAYESIGESFEVVQDQAIFEMMSLSAVPSWLPLPQQRRFRGARADLERIVANLAAERSAHPGGDGDDVLSRLIEATADEPDEAVRRRRMRDELVTLLLAGHETTASTLSWTFHLLDQHPLVWERLHAEVVEVLGDRQPTAEDLHRLTYTSMVIEEVMRLYPPVWILPRKAQREDEIGGFHVPAGAEVLICPYTLHRHPGFWEAPDRFDPERFAPGRAGGRHRYSYIPFGAGPRFCVGNNLGLLEATVVIAAVVRELRLAKAPGFVVRPEPMLTLRVRGGLPMTVHPVG